One Mesorhizobium loti genomic window carries:
- a CDS encoding Putative ATP-dependent endonuclease, OLD family, producing MRLSKLSIRNFRNFRSVDIPLSGNVVLLGENRVGKSNLLFAIRLVLDPTLPDSARQLKLSDFWDGAAPNYSDPIEVHLEFADFTTDLGLLALLTDFRTAGDPTIARLSYIFRKKADVTGIPQSSDDCEFVVFGGGDETRPVPSKVRRRIAIDALDALRDAEGQLGTWRNSPLRPLLEDAISGVSRGDLDAVAAELDKATKTLETFPTIEALENELRAGILHLSGKAHDIDARLRFAPSDPLRLFRAIAMYIDGGKRSIAEASLGSANVALLALKLAEFAWRRKKNERNFSLLCIEEPEAHLHPQLQRSVFKKLLAGGDAAQALIVTSHSPTLAAVTPLRSIIQLKTHDQSTHAFSLADLPVTPDELDDLETYLDATRAELLFARGVIFVEGDAEEALVPVFSSAIGHVLDDLGVTVCNVAGTNFGPYVKLAEALGMPYAVITDWDPLDGTKPPLGKKRTLDIWDDVVKVRRQPSVPPAQRTAWEGLDFAAFASIWAPAGVFLNGQTFEVSIANTPSLLNPLLDILDAQGFGSIRTKRIANWRAGLAPVDAAQLLAMVADIGKGRLSARLSKKAIGLAPPKYIADAIAFVVSRVQ from the coding sequence ATGCGTCTAAGCAAGCTGAGCATTCGAAATTTCAGGAACTTCCGGTCAGTCGATATTCCGCTCTCAGGAAATGTCGTCCTGCTGGGCGAGAACCGCGTCGGGAAGAGTAATCTTCTCTTCGCAATCCGCCTGGTCCTTGACCCGACGCTTCCGGACTCGGCGCGTCAGCTCAAGCTGTCAGATTTCTGGGATGGCGCGGCGCCAAACTACAGCGATCCGATCGAGGTTCATCTGGAGTTCGCGGATTTCACGACCGATCTCGGGCTCCTCGCGCTCCTAACGGATTTTCGGACGGCTGGCGATCCGACGATCGCGCGTCTCAGCTATATCTTCAGGAAGAAGGCTGACGTCACCGGGATTCCACAATCGAGTGACGACTGCGAGTTTGTCGTATTCGGCGGCGGCGATGAAACCCGGCCGGTGCCGAGCAAAGTCCGTCGGCGAATTGCGATCGACGCGCTCGACGCGCTGCGCGATGCCGAGGGCCAGCTCGGCACCTGGCGGAATTCGCCGCTGCGTCCTCTTCTTGAAGATGCGATCTCGGGCGTAAGTCGTGGGGACCTCGATGCGGTTGCCGCCGAGCTCGACAAGGCAACGAAAACGCTGGAGACATTCCCGACCATCGAGGCGCTGGAGAATGAGCTTCGCGCCGGCATTCTTCATCTCTCTGGCAAGGCACATGATATCGATGCGCGGCTGAGGTTCGCGCCCTCCGACCCTTTGCGGCTTTTCCGAGCGATCGCGATGTACATCGACGGCGGCAAGCGAAGCATCGCCGAGGCTAGCCTCGGATCGGCCAATGTCGCGTTGCTCGCGCTGAAGCTGGCTGAGTTCGCTTGGCGCCGGAAAAAGAACGAACGCAATTTCTCCCTTCTGTGCATCGAGGAGCCGGAGGCTCACCTCCATCCGCAACTGCAGCGCTCTGTCTTCAAAAAGCTGCTTGCCGGCGGAGATGCAGCGCAAGCGTTGATCGTCACCAGCCATTCGCCGACGCTGGCTGCGGTCACCCCCCTGAGGTCGATTATCCAGCTGAAAACGCACGATCAGTCGACGCACGCGTTTTCGCTCGCCGATCTGCCGGTGACGCCGGACGAGCTGGATGACCTGGAAACGTACCTCGATGCTACCCGGGCGGAGCTGCTGTTCGCTCGCGGCGTGATCTTCGTTGAAGGCGACGCCGAGGAGGCGCTGGTTCCGGTATTCTCCTCAGCCATCGGACATGTCCTCGATGATCTTGGCGTCACAGTGTGCAACGTGGCTGGCACGAATTTCGGACCATACGTCAAGCTCGCCGAAGCGCTGGGCATGCCTTACGCGGTAATCACCGATTGGGATCCCTTGGATGGCACGAAACCGCCCCTCGGCAAGAAACGTACACTGGATATCTGGGATGATGTAGTGAAGGTGCGGAGGCAGCCGTCGGTCCCGCCTGCCCAGCGAACCGCATGGGAGGGGCTCGACTTTGCAGCGTTCGCATCGATATGGGCGCCTGCCGGGGTCTTCCTCAACGGCCAAACATTCGAAGTCTCGATCGCAAACACGCCTTCGCTCTTGAACCCTCTGCTCGATATCCTCGATGCGCAGGGATTCGGATCGATCCGAACCAAGCGCATCGCGAACTGGCGAGCAGGCTTGGCTCCTGTCGATGCCGCGCAGTTGCTGGCCATGGTGGCGGATATCGGCAAAGGCCGACTGAGCGCCAGGCTCTCGAAAAAGGCGATAGGTTTGGCGCCCCCGAAATACATTGCCGATGCGATCGCGTTCGTGGTGAGCCGTGTCCAGTAG
- a CDS encoding UvrD/REP helicase, with amino-acid sequence MSSSQQLLRAIEELGANPEQLAAVRETGHCVVLAGPGSGKTKTLTTAMARTLAEDVADPRGVACITYNNECAIELETRLARLGVEAGDRAFIGTVHGFALSQVIAPYARCVPAGLPVDFRVATRAETRAAVEVAYANAIGGADDPHRRWSFTSEKRRRDVDRSRPEWRGRNPELATFIEAYESELRRQGLIDFDDMPLLAYHMIKQHGWIRDALRARFPVLFVDEYQDLGHALHELVLLLCFGGGIRLFAVGDADQSIYSFTGANSELLESLTGRSDVRTIRLRFNYRSGGKIVRASLGALGEERDYQVVAGAPEGELTFWSVPLGLDMQAQAIADTIIPKLTEKGIVLDEIAVLYRAAYLGDKVAEALKQTSIPFVRTDGNAIVRRSSRLARFIEDCARWVVGGWRDADPRYGRLLRQALTLVYGRQVRADEEQSLSDQLIGLLQATVDSGDTTHAWLERFNRELIAPWRLIARNSEQDWDVCAEMIANTDPAAGLDIPLAHFAGRVEGTGRVSLSTLHSAKGREFDAVVMYGVNASDLPSERDKKSATALREARRLFYVGVTRPRKELSLIFQEHHYSPWVKELFDRSQN; translated from the coding sequence GTGTCCAGTAGTCAGCAGCTCCTTCGTGCGATTGAGGAGCTCGGTGCGAACCCGGAGCAGCTCGCGGCCGTACGTGAGACCGGTCACTGTGTGGTGCTTGCCGGCCCTGGAAGCGGCAAGACCAAGACGCTGACAACCGCGATGGCTCGTACGCTCGCGGAGGATGTGGCGGATCCTCGCGGCGTCGCATGCATCACCTATAACAACGAATGTGCGATCGAACTCGAAACGCGGCTCGCGCGCCTTGGCGTGGAAGCCGGCGATCGCGCCTTCATTGGTACTGTGCATGGCTTTGCGCTGAGCCAGGTGATCGCCCCCTATGCTCGTTGCGTGCCGGCTGGACTGCCTGTCGATTTCCGGGTTGCGACCCGCGCCGAGACGCGCGCTGCTGTGGAGGTCGCCTACGCGAACGCGATCGGAGGCGCAGACGATCCTCATCGCCGATGGAGCTTCACCTCGGAGAAACGTCGGCGGGACGTCGATCGCTCCCGGCCGGAGTGGCGAGGGCGAAATCCAGAACTCGCCACGTTCATCGAAGCCTATGAGAGCGAGCTTCGACGGCAAGGCTTGATCGATTTCGACGATATGCCGCTGCTGGCCTATCACATGATCAAGCAACACGGCTGGATCCGAGATGCGCTTCGCGCCCGCTTCCCCGTCCTGTTCGTCGACGAATATCAGGATCTCGGCCATGCGCTGCACGAGCTTGTTCTCTTGTTGTGCTTCGGCGGGGGCATTCGCCTGTTTGCAGTCGGGGATGCGGACCAATCGATCTACAGTTTCACGGGAGCAAACTCGGAACTGCTCGAAAGTCTGACCGGACGCTCCGACGTGCGGACGATCAGGTTGCGCTTCAATTATCGATCGGGTGGAAAAATCGTGCGCGCTTCGCTGGGCGCATTGGGTGAGGAACGTGACTATCAGGTGGTCGCGGGCGCGCCCGAGGGCGAGCTCACATTCTGGTCGGTGCCCTTGGGCCTCGATATGCAAGCGCAAGCGATTGCCGACACCATCATTCCGAAACTCACAGAGAAGGGAATCGTACTAGACGAAATCGCCGTGCTGTATCGGGCCGCTTACCTTGGCGACAAGGTCGCGGAGGCGTTGAAGCAAACCAGTATTCCCTTCGTGCGGACCGACGGGAACGCGATTGTGCGGCGTAGCTCGCGGCTCGCTCGCTTCATCGAGGATTGTGCGCGCTGGGTAGTGGGCGGCTGGCGAGATGCGGATCCGCGCTATGGCCGTCTGCTTCGTCAAGCGCTGACGCTCGTGTACGGCAGGCAGGTCAGGGCGGACGAAGAGCAGAGTTTGTCGGATCAGCTCATCGGCCTTCTTCAGGCGACAGTAGATTCAGGCGATACTACGCACGCCTGGCTGGAACGCTTCAATCGCGAGCTGATTGCGCCATGGCGGTTGATCGCGCGAAACTCGGAGCAGGACTGGGATGTCTGCGCCGAGATGATTGCCAATACCGATCCGGCCGCGGGCCTTGATATCCCGCTCGCCCATTTTGCCGGTCGCGTCGAGGGGACTGGGCGCGTGAGCCTAAGCACGCTGCACAGCGCGAAGGGACGAGAGTTCGACGCCGTCGTGATGTATGGGGTGAACGCGAGCGATCTTCCTAGCGAACGCGACAAGAAAAGTGCCACTGCTCTTCGAGAGGCCCGCCGCCTGTTTTACGTCGGCGTCACGCGCCCCCGCAAAGAGCTCAGCCTGATTTTCCAGGAGCATCATTACTCGCCGTGGGTGAAGGAGCTCTTTGACAGAAGTCAGAATTGA
- a CDS encoding Putative ABC sugar transporter, periplasmic ligand binding protein, with protein MLERARERAFRVAIVLHTTASDWAQRQIAGIKAGLELAGAVVVDIVDCGYDAATQIAAIERLVQSKPDAVISIPVGSTAVAAAFRKLAVAGIKLILLDNAPSGLLQETDYVSVISSDNFGLGQIAASLISPHIRQNGTVCVVAYNVDFFATAQREIAFGKWMQHERPDITLTQLKFEVPANAGSAVGLYLDANPDLDGLFVVWDEPAVASLPAFSGRSRIPVMTTVDLGSAIAEALLEGTIVKGVAAQRPFEQGEIAAMAAIVGLTGNAVPPWIVLPGVAVTSGNVAEVYKHVGGAPNFY; from the coding sequence ATGCTGGAGCGCGCCAGGGAAAGAGCCTTCCGCGTGGCGATCGTGCTGCACACGACCGCTTCGGATTGGGCGCAGCGTCAGATAGCGGGCATCAAGGCCGGCTTGGAGCTGGCCGGCGCCGTCGTCGTTGACATCGTCGATTGCGGCTACGACGCGGCCACCCAGATCGCAGCGATCGAGCGGCTGGTGCAATCGAAGCCTGATGCCGTGATCAGCATCCCCGTCGGAAGCACGGCCGTGGCCGCAGCTTTCCGCAAACTGGCGGTCGCCGGGATCAAGCTCATCCTACTCGACAACGCGCCTTCCGGCCTGCTTCAGGAGACCGACTATGTAAGCGTCATATCGTCGGACAATTTCGGCCTTGGCCAGATCGCCGCCAGTCTAATTTCGCCGCACATCCGGCAGAACGGCACAGTCTGCGTGGTTGCCTACAATGTCGACTTCTTTGCGACGGCGCAGCGTGAGATCGCATTCGGCAAGTGGATGCAGCACGAGCGCCCGGACATCACACTGACGCAGCTGAAATTTGAAGTGCCAGCAAATGCCGGCAGCGCGGTTGGTCTCTACCTCGATGCCAATCCTGACCTGGATGGACTGTTTGTCGTCTGGGACGAGCCAGCAGTTGCATCGCTGCCGGCTTTTTCTGGCCGCTCCCGGATCCCGGTCATGACCACGGTGGATCTCGGTAGCGCGATCGCTGAGGCCCTTCTTGAAGGAACGATCGTCAAGGGAGTTGCCGCGCAGCGGCCTTTCGAACAGGGCGAGATCGCGGCGATGGCCGCGATTGTCGGGCTGACCGGCAATGCTGTGCCGCCGTGGATTGTGCTGCCGGGGGTAGCCGTGACCTCTGGCAATGTCGCGGAAGTCTACAAGCACGTCGGCGGCGCGCCCAACTTCTATTGA
- a CDS encoding ROK family protein has translation MVDKKEQSAVARTGLGGTAVADADRSGETGSPAAADRVRALEAERQSLVSLLNILRSSEPCTRLDLEREARLGRAVVTDRLSTLAAFGLVDEGGVGRSIGGRAPRLVRFRSEAARILVANIDGDTIGLGLADLDGRLILEHYEDFDAASPAQALFDRLEALFNWSLGKDGAPLWAIGLGVPGAVEQKDSNSLAIPKLGAMPAWDEAKLLERLIQRFQAPVWVRGAVQMETMGELSALSVQASRDMLYVDLGSDITAGIVVDGRLHRGAQGIAGQIGHIYAGEPHKRICGCGNVGCLQTVAGCDAIAEAGLRAAKEGRSRLLGETLAATGKVTVADIGTAARLGDPFSADLLAQSGRLIGTVLATLANMLNPSMIVLGGELSQTGDICLAAIREGIYGHAQPLISRDISIVHSRMGRSAGLVGAATVAVTELFAPAFLSEWIVSGTPLAHAGVTDLLAVAEKTAMTGG, from the coding sequence ATGGTGGACAAGAAGGAGCAATCGGCCGTGGCAAGGACTGGTTTGGGAGGCACCGCAGTTGCGGATGCAGATCGATCCGGGGAGACTGGTTCTCCAGCGGCGGCCGACCGCGTGAGGGCCCTTGAAGCCGAACGCCAGAGTCTTGTTTCGCTTCTTAACATTCTGCGCTCCAGTGAACCTTGCACGCGTCTCGACCTCGAACGAGAGGCCCGGCTCGGCCGCGCCGTGGTCACGGACCGGCTGTCGACGCTTGCTGCCTTCGGCCTTGTTGACGAAGGCGGTGTCGGGCGCTCAATAGGCGGGCGCGCGCCGCGTCTGGTGCGGTTCCGATCGGAGGCCGCGCGCATTCTGGTTGCCAACATCGACGGCGACACCATCGGCCTTGGTCTCGCCGATCTGGACGGGCGGCTCATCCTTGAGCACTACGAGGATTTCGACGCCGCTTCCCCAGCGCAGGCACTGTTCGATCGGCTCGAGGCGCTGTTCAACTGGTCGCTCGGCAAGGATGGTGCTCCGCTGTGGGCGATTGGTCTGGGAGTGCCGGGCGCGGTAGAGCAGAAGGACTCGAACAGCCTCGCGATCCCTAAGCTTGGCGCTATGCCTGCGTGGGACGAGGCGAAGCTTCTGGAGCGTTTGATACAGAGGTTTCAAGCGCCAGTCTGGGTGCGGGGCGCCGTGCAGATGGAAACGATGGGTGAACTAAGCGCCCTTTCAGTACAAGCAAGCCGCGACATGCTTTATGTCGACCTTGGCTCGGATATCACCGCCGGAATCGTCGTCGACGGGCGCCTGCATCGTGGCGCGCAAGGCATAGCGGGACAGATAGGGCATATTTACGCCGGCGAGCCGCACAAGCGCATTTGCGGTTGCGGCAATGTTGGCTGCCTGCAAACCGTCGCCGGCTGCGATGCCATCGCTGAAGCTGGCCTACGCGCGGCGAAAGAGGGACGAAGCCGTCTTCTCGGTGAAACGCTCGCCGCGACCGGGAAGGTGACGGTGGCAGACATTGGCACGGCGGCCCGCCTTGGCGATCCGTTCTCGGCCGACCTGCTGGCGCAGTCCGGACGGCTGATCGGGACCGTTCTGGCGACGTTGGCCAATATGCTCAACCCGTCGATGATCGTTCTCGGCGGCGAACTGTCCCAAACGGGGGACATCTGCCTGGCGGCGATCCGGGAGGGTATCTACGGGCACGCGCAGCCGCTCATCAGCCGCGATATCAGTATTGTCCATTCGCGCATGGGGCGGTCAGCTGGACTTGTCGGTGCCGCAACCGTCGCCGTGACTGAACTGTTCGCACCAGCGTTCCTCAGCGAATGGATCGTATCTGGCACGCCGCTTGCCCACGCCGGGGTTACCGATTTGCTGGCCGTTGCCGAGAAGACGGCTATGACTGGCGGTTGA
- a CDS encoding xylose isomerase has protein sequence MTAWKLAYHANCWGPLGGDAVGVTSINRLAYRTFGDMAEAARDIAAAGYDGIEFFDGNVVESEGDDYAAMRNILADTGLSLVSIYAGGNFIFTDILDEELARVTKAADAARALGAEHLVVGGGARRHDGTRQSDYDALASALDKVMAIAAQHGLKAHYHPHLSTIVENPDEVRTIFGKTAIGFCPDTAHLAAAGGDVAAMVREHASRISYVHLKGWQRDPFAFVPVGRGDCDNGAVIRALKDISYTGWICNELDAWADPAAGARESHAFVQAQLAKV, from the coding sequence ATGACTGCTTGGAAGCTGGCCTATCACGCCAATTGTTGGGGTCCGCTTGGGGGCGACGCCGTTGGTGTGACCTCCATCAACCGTTTGGCCTACCGGACGTTCGGGGACATGGCAGAGGCCGCGCGCGATATTGCAGCAGCGGGCTATGATGGCATTGAGTTCTTCGACGGCAATGTCGTCGAAAGCGAAGGCGACGATTACGCCGCCATGCGCAATATCCTCGCCGACACCGGCCTGTCGCTTGTCTCGATCTATGCCGGCGGCAACTTCATCTTCACGGACATCCTTGACGAAGAACTGGCGCGCGTCACCAAGGCGGCGGACGCAGCGCGGGCGCTCGGCGCCGAGCACCTGGTTGTTGGCGGCGGCGCGCGGCGCCACGACGGGACGCGCCAAAGCGACTACGATGCTTTGGCATCGGCGCTCGACAAGGTGATGGCAATCGCTGCGCAGCACGGCCTGAAAGCTCACTACCACCCCCACCTTTCCACCATCGTCGAGAACCCGGACGAGGTTCGGACGATCTTCGGCAAGACCGCGATCGGGTTCTGTCCGGATACCGCGCATCTGGCCGCTGCCGGAGGCGACGTGGCAGCTATGGTGCGCGAGCACGCGTCACGCATTTCCTACGTCCACCTCAAGGGATGGCAGCGCGACCCGTTCGCCTTCGTGCCGGTCGGCCGGGGCGATTGCGACAATGGCGCCGTGATCCGGGCCCTGAAGGACATCAGTTACACGGGTTGGATCTGCAACGAACTCGACGCCTGGGCCGATCCTGCCGCCGGAGCGCGGGAAAGCCACGCCTTTGTGCAAGCGCAACTGGCGAAAGTCTGA
- a CDS encoding inositol transport system sugar-binding protein, with the protein MRMKTLLRSTAICLTLGLGLASNAAYAIDPAQALTEIGQHVMSLGPNGEKPEAASSVKLTDEELAKIKDMHAKAAIVMHYAGNDWSQAQIEGLKAQFATMGIEVVAVTDAGFKPDKQVSDLETVMAQKPNIIVSIPTDPVATAAAYKAAADAGAKLVFMDNVPKGFVAGKDYVSSVSADNYGNGVATAHLLAQALGGKGDVGLIFHAADFFVTKQRYDAVKKTLAENYPDIHVVAEQGIGGPDFSGDAEKAAGALLVANPSIKGIWAVWDVPAEGVISAALTNGRDDLVIVNCDLGENVAINMASGGPVKGLSAQRPYDQGVTEAMLAGYGLLGKQAPAYVALPALPVTKANLADAWQQVYHKPVTDKIKQSMQ; encoded by the coding sequence ATGCGCATGAAAACCTTGCTTCGGTCGACGGCAATCTGTCTGACGCTCGGCCTGGGCCTCGCCTCGAACGCCGCCTATGCCATCGATCCTGCCCAGGCGCTGACTGAGATCGGCCAGCATGTGATGAGCCTCGGACCTAACGGCGAGAAGCCGGAAGCCGCCTCGAGCGTCAAGCTCACCGATGAGGAACTCGCCAAGATTAAGGACATGCACGCAAAGGCCGCCATTGTCATGCACTATGCCGGCAACGACTGGTCGCAGGCGCAAATCGAAGGCCTAAAGGCGCAGTTCGCTACCATGGGTATCGAAGTCGTCGCCGTTACCGACGCGGGCTTCAAGCCCGACAAGCAGGTGTCCGACCTCGAGACCGTAATGGCCCAGAAGCCCAATATCATCGTGTCGATTCCGACCGACCCGGTCGCGACCGCAGCGGCCTACAAAGCGGCGGCCGACGCAGGCGCCAAGCTCGTCTTCATGGACAACGTGCCGAAAGGCTTCGTAGCCGGCAAGGACTATGTCAGCTCCGTCTCGGCTGACAACTACGGCAACGGCGTCGCCACCGCGCACCTGCTGGCACAGGCTCTTGGCGGCAAGGGCGATGTCGGACTGATCTTCCATGCAGCCGATTTCTTCGTCACCAAGCAGCGCTACGACGCCGTCAAGAAGACGCTGGCCGAGAACTATCCGGACATCCACGTCGTCGCCGAGCAAGGCATCGGCGGTCCCGACTTCTCAGGCGATGCCGAGAAGGCGGCAGGCGCCCTGCTCGTCGCCAATCCCAGCATCAAGGGTATCTGGGCAGTGTGGGATGTGCCCGCAGAAGGCGTCATCTCCGCCGCTCTCACCAATGGCCGGGACGACCTGGTAATTGTCAATTGCGACCTCGGCGAAAACGTCGCCATCAACATGGCGAGCGGCGGTCCGGTTAAGGGCCTGTCAGCGCAGCGGCCCTACGACCAGGGCGTGACCGAGGCAATGCTGGCCGGCTACGGTTTGCTTGGCAAGCAGGCGCCGGCCTATGTCGCGCTGCCGGCACTGCCGGTAACCAAGGCCAATCTCGCCGATGCCTGGCAGCAGGTCTACCACAAGCCGGTCACCGACAAGATCAAGCAAAGCATGCAGTAG
- a CDS encoding Ribose ABC transport system, ATP-binding protein RbsA — MNTANAAEAVRMRNVSMRFGGVRALDDVHLDVSPGEVHALLGENGAGKSTILKILRGVQPPTSGTVEIGGVPLATFTAEAARNAGVAMAFQEMSLIPTLTVAQNVFLNREIRTNSGLIDDRTAAAESRKLFARMGVEIDPNAKVSDIPAGHRQLTEIVKATSQPCKVLVLDEPTTALSQNEVERLFEYVRQLRGQGVAIVYVSHRMDEIFRIADRATILRDGKHIITAPMSEFTLESMIAHIIGRRSRGFSDVVRETATIGEVLLETRGLSGSGKPIGIDLTLRRGEVVGVAGLLGSGRSSLARVLAGVQPMTSGEIRIKGKAVSIAKPRDAIDAGIALVPEDRARQGFVAFHSVESNIDLPNLDRLSKKTWVDRTKSAALAESSIQRLRIKTDSRKATIRTLSGGNAQKVVIAKWLATEPEVLILDEPTAGIDIGSKSEIVTLIRNLAKSGKAILVLSSELQELLAACDRILVMSEGRIVRDIARHDLDDAAKVDSIDSLQHAEQKLNKFMQEARGGIIQ; from the coding sequence ATGAACACTGCCAACGCAGCCGAAGCCGTCCGAATGCGAAATGTCAGCATGCGTTTCGGCGGTGTCCGGGCGCTTGACGACGTTCATCTCGACGTTAGCCCGGGCGAAGTGCACGCACTGCTCGGTGAGAACGGCGCCGGCAAGTCGACAATCCTGAAGATTCTGCGCGGCGTGCAACCGCCAACCTCCGGCACGGTCGAGATCGGCGGCGTGCCGCTAGCCACCTTCACCGCCGAGGCAGCGCGCAATGCCGGTGTCGCTATGGCGTTCCAGGAAATGAGCCTGATTCCGACGCTGACGGTGGCGCAGAATGTCTTCCTCAACCGTGAGATCAGGACCAACTCCGGGCTCATCGACGACAGAACCGCGGCGGCCGAATCGCGAAAGCTTTTCGCGCGCATGGGCGTCGAGATCGACCCCAACGCCAAGGTCTCCGACATTCCGGCTGGACACCGACAGCTTACCGAGATCGTCAAGGCGACCTCGCAACCGTGCAAGGTGTTGGTGTTGGACGAGCCAACCACTGCGCTGTCGCAGAACGAAGTCGAGCGGCTGTTCGAATATGTGCGCCAGCTTCGCGGCCAGGGCGTCGCCATCGTTTATGTCTCGCACCGTATGGACGAGATCTTCCGCATAGCCGACCGCGCTACCATCTTGCGCGACGGCAAGCACATCATCACCGCGCCGATGTCGGAATTCACGCTGGAATCGATGATCGCCCATATCATCGGCCGACGCTCTCGCGGCTTCTCGGACGTGGTGCGTGAGACGGCGACTATCGGCGAAGTGCTGCTCGAAACACGCGGCCTTTCGGGCTCCGGCAAGCCGATCGGTATCGATCTGACGCTTCGCCGCGGTGAAGTGGTCGGCGTCGCTGGCCTGCTGGGCAGTGGCCGCTCGTCGCTGGCGCGCGTGCTGGCCGGGGTCCAGCCGATGACTAGTGGCGAGATCCGGATCAAAGGCAAGGCGGTTTCGATCGCCAAGCCGCGAGATGCCATCGACGCCGGCATTGCGCTGGTGCCGGAAGACCGCGCCCGTCAGGGGTTCGTCGCCTTCCATTCGGTAGAAAGCAACATCGACCTACCCAACCTTGATCGCCTTTCGAAGAAGACATGGGTCGATCGCACCAAGTCGGCGGCACTGGCGGAAAGCTCGATCCAGCGCCTGCGCATCAAAACCGACTCGCGCAAAGCGACCATCAGGACGCTGTCGGGCGGCAATGCGCAGAAGGTCGTCATCGCCAAATGGCTGGCGACCGAACCGGAGGTGCTGATCCTCGACGAACCAACCGCCGGCATCGACATCGGTTCGAAATCGGAGATCGTGACGCTGATCCGCAACCTCGCCAAATCCGGCAAGGCAATCCTGGTGCTGTCGTCGGAGTTGCAGGAACTGCTCGCCGCTTGCGATCGAATCCTGGTGATGTCGGAAGGCCGCATCGTGCGCGACATCGCCCGTCACGACCTCGACGACGCCGCCAAGGTGGACTCGATCGACAGTCTTCAGCACGCCGAACAGAAACTCAACAAATTCATGCAGGAAGCCCGCGGAGGAATTATCCAATGA
- a CDS encoding ribose ABC transport system, permease protein RbsC encodes MTDTAASASKFSALANWREYIIYIGFVVIFLVFAATLGNRGFLDPNNLLNIIRQTAIIAVVSVTMTFVLSTGEIDLSVGAVAGLASVATAMGIDQFGIPGGILYGLGTGVVVGAVNGWLTTGIGIPSFLTTLAMMGIARGVAMWISGTAAIPILSKPYAAVFGAGNIGPIPSLLVWVAIIGVAGHIVLRRTTFGRRVLATGGNETSARYSGVNTASIKFRVLILSSVAAALAGMLYAGRLHSGRFQFGEGDELSVIAAAVLGGTSLFGGAGTVVGSIMGALMIGLINNGLVLMGLEFSQQLIARGAIIIIAVAISQTRKR; translated from the coding sequence ATGACCGACACGGCCGCATCAGCCAGCAAATTCTCGGCACTGGCCAACTGGCGTGAATACATCATCTATATCGGCTTCGTGGTTATCTTCCTCGTCTTTGCCGCGACGCTGGGCAACAGGGGCTTTCTCGACCCCAACAACCTGTTGAACATTATCCGTCAGACCGCGATCATCGCCGTGGTCTCGGTGACGATGACCTTTGTGCTCAGCACCGGCGAGATCGACCTGTCGGTCGGGGCAGTCGCGGGCCTCGCTTCCGTCGCCACTGCAATGGGCATCGACCAGTTCGGCATCCCCGGCGGCATCCTTTACGGCCTGGGCACCGGCGTCGTCGTCGGCGCCGTCAATGGCTGGCTGACCACCGGCATCGGAATTCCCTCGTTCCTCACCACGCTGGCCATGATGGGCATCGCACGCGGCGTCGCCATGTGGATCAGCGGCACGGCGGCGATCCCCATACTAAGCAAGCCCTACGCGGCGGTCTTCGGCGCCGGCAACATCGGCCCGATACCAAGCCTGTTGGTCTGGGTGGCAATCATCGGTGTCGCCGGCCACATCGTGCTTCGCCGCACCACGTTCGGACGGCGCGTGCTGGCAACCGGCGGCAACGAGACATCGGCACGCTACTCCGGGGTCAACACCGCCTCTATCAAGTTCCGCGTGCTGATCCTGTCGTCCGTGGCGGCCGCCTTGGCCGGCATGCTTTATGCGGGCCGTCTGCATTCCGGCCGCTTCCAGTTCGGCGAAGGCGACGAGCTTTCGGTGATCGCCGCGGCCGTGCTCGGGGGCACCAGCCTGTTCGGGGGTGCCGGCACGGTGGTCGGCTCTATCATGGGCGCGCTGATGATCGGCCTGATCAACAACGGCCTCGTGCTGATGGGACTGGAATTCAGCCAGCAGCTGATCGCCCGCGGCGCCATCATCATCATTGCAGTCGCCATCAGCCAAACGCGCAAGCGTTAG